In Halobaculum rubrum, the following are encoded in one genomic region:
- a CDS encoding putative sulfate/molybdate transporter translates to MAFSDRFASTRSIQIDAGEVTGALGDSVTVFPIVVGLAALTPVSLAHALLFFGVFQVVWGLVYGLPLSVEPMKALAGLALAGTVSAGEYVAAGLLAGVVLLLAAATGALSRVRRYVSDPVIRGIQLAVALLLLRAGVDLGLADPTLALAAAGVAGVVALAGYRRGAALAVLGVGLALAVADAGVPPAEFPALTVFPAGAPALTADALSATTGQLAMTVGNAAVATSLLLSDLFDADVSADRLSGSMGAMCLSAVPLGGIPMCHGSGGLAGKHAFGARTGGANLVLGGLYLAAVPFAGVVAAFPMAVLGVLLVVVAVHLGRRAVDVDGRRALALVALVGCVGLLWNVGAAFLLGIGVDTVRRRLAAT, encoded by the coding sequence GTGGCGTTCTCCGACCGATTCGCGTCGACACGTTCGATTCAAATCGACGCCGGCGAGGTCACCGGAGCGTTAGGAGATTCGGTTACGGTTTTCCCGATAGTCGTCGGTCTGGCGGCGCTGACGCCCGTGTCGTTGGCGCACGCCCTACTGTTCTTCGGCGTCTTCCAAGTCGTCTGGGGCCTGGTTTACGGTCTCCCGCTGTCGGTTGAACCGATGAAGGCGCTGGCGGGGCTGGCGCTGGCGGGCACCGTCTCCGCCGGCGAGTACGTCGCCGCCGGCCTGCTCGCGGGCGTCGTTCTCCTCCTGGCGGCGGCGACCGGCGCGCTCTCGCGGGTCCGGCGGTACGTGAGCGATCCGGTGATCCGCGGCATCCAACTCGCGGTCGCGCTGCTGCTCCTGCGTGCCGGCGTCGACCTCGGCCTCGCGGACCCGACGCTCGCGCTCGCTGCCGCCGGCGTCGCCGGCGTGGTCGCGCTGGCGGGCTACCGGCGGGGCGCCGCCCTCGCGGTGCTCGGGGTCGGACTCGCGCTCGCCGTCGCCGACGCCGGCGTCCCCCCGGCCGAGTTCCCCGCTCTCACGGTCTTCCCGGCCGGTGCGCCCGCGCTCACGGCCGATGCGCTCTCGGCGACGACCGGCCAACTCGCGATGACCGTCGGAAACGCCGCCGTCGCGACGAGCCTCCTCCTGTCGGATCTGTTCGACGCCGACGTGTCCGCCGACCGGCTCTCGGGGAGCATGGGCGCGATGTGTCTCTCGGCGGTCCCGCTGGGCGGGATCCCCATGTGTCACGGCTCCGGAGGCCTCGCAGGCAAGCACGCCTTCGGCGCGCGGACCGGCGGCGCGAACCTCGTGCTCGGCGGTCTGTATCTCGCGGCCGTCCCGTTCGCGGGGGTCGTCGCGGCGTTTCCGATGGCCGTCCTCGGCGTGCTGCTGGTCGTCGTCGCGGTCCACCTCGGACGCCGTGCGGTCGACGTGGACGGCCGGCGTGCGCTCGCGCTGGTCGCGCTCGTCGGCTGCGTCGGCCTCCTGTGGAACGTCGGCGCGGCGTTCCTCCTCGGCATCGGCGTCGATACGGTTCGGCGGCGGCTCGCGGCGACCTGA
- a CDS encoding DUF7384 family protein yields the protein METWGALFEQAEAFDVDEAAIRSALADRRDREFHGDDTDDRASDGDDDVPDPADASPARVVADADVLAADLLVGGDAREALDGLRAHSWTTLVASDALLDDAEAVIASLADAALVADWRERIDEWREPIVQPPGDHPALASAFRGGAMHVLSFDDRLTAPGAGAGLNDRFPVSVREPRAFAALFDAEKLYPEVGDGEYPGPDRDPRA from the coding sequence ATGGAGACGTGGGGTGCGCTGTTCGAGCAAGCGGAGGCGTTCGATGTCGACGAGGCGGCGATCCGGTCGGCGCTCGCCGATCGACGCGATCGCGAGTTCCACGGCGACGACACCGATGACCGCGCTAGCGACGGGGACGACGACGTCCCGGATCCGGCCGACGCCTCGCCGGCGCGGGTCGTCGCCGACGCGGACGTACTGGCGGCGGACCTCCTCGTCGGCGGCGACGCCCGCGAGGCGCTGGACGGACTGCGCGCGCACTCGTGGACGACGCTCGTCGCCAGCGACGCCCTCCTCGACGACGCCGAGGCCGTGATCGCGTCTCTCGCGGACGCCGCCCTCGTGGCCGACTGGCGCGAGCGGATCGACGAGTGGCGCGAACCGATCGTACAGCCACCCGGCGATCATCCGGCGCTCGCGTCGGCGTTTCGCGGCGGCGCCATGCACGTGCTGTCGTTCGACGACCGGCTCACCGCACCCGGGGCGGGCGCGGGGCTCAACGACCGCTTCCCGGTGAGCGTGCGCGAGCCGCGGGCGTTCGCGGCGCTGTTCGACGCCGAGAAGCTGTATCCGGAAGTGGGGGATGGGGAGTATCCGGGTCCGGATCGGGACCCACGGGCGTGA